The following proteins come from a genomic window of Malus domestica chromosome 02, GDT2T_hap1:
- the LOC103406807 gene encoding casein kinase 1-like protein 1 isoform X2 encodes MSFSFAKQYRDTSTHQHIPYRDGEKWKHNVAYSSINAHRGVEQSCRDDLESLGYVLTYFLRGSLPWQEVSANTREEEFEKMCEIKESISIEELCRGYPTEFAAYLNYCRSLRFDEKPDYAYLRKLFRRLFDRKGYQRDLKYDWVRNPACLLSEEGIDLARRLYRKVVPYCPRNKNAGPVIKHCN; translated from the exons ATGAG TTTCAGTTTTGCTAAGCAGTATCGAGATACATCAACTCATCAGCATATTCCTTATAG AGACGGTGAGAAGTGGAAACATAATGTAGCATATTCAAGCATCAATGCTCACCGTGGCGTTG AGCAAAGCTGCCGGGATGATTTAGAATCACTTGGATACGTGCTTACGTACTTTCTACGAGGAAG tCTGCCTTGGCAAGAGGTGTCAGCAAATACTAGAGAGGAAGAGTTTGAGAAGATGTGTGAAATAAAAGAGTCAATTTCAATAGAG GAGTTATGCCGAGGATATCCAACGGAATTTGCGGCATACTTGAACTACTGCAGGTCTTTAAGGTTTGATGAAAAACCAGATTATGCTTATCTGAGGAAGCTCTTTCGCCGCCTTTTTGATCGAAAAG GTTATCAGCGTGATCTGAAGTATGATTGGGTTCGTAACCCGGCCTGCTTGTTGTCAGAGGAAGGTATTGACTTGGCTAGAAGATTGTATAGAAAAGTGGTGCCGTATTGCCCAAGAAATAAAAACGCTGGACCGGTTATAAAGCACTGTAATTAG
- the LOC103406807 gene encoding casein kinase I homolog hhp1-like isoform X1 has translation MDVLGLSLDNFFTCCSKKFSLKTVLMLAEKMITRVEFVHSKSFLHRDIKPENFLFGAIKQPNEVNIVSFSFAKQYRDTSTHQHIPYRDGEKWKHNVAYSSINAHRGVEQSCRDDLESLGYVLTYFLRGSLPWQEVSANTREEEFEKMCEIKESISIEELCRGYPTEFAAYLNYCRSLRFDEKPDYAYLRKLFRRLFDRKGYQRDLKYDWVRNPACLLSEEGIDLARRLYRKVVPYCPRNKNAGPVIKHCN, from the exons ATGGACGTACTGGGACTTAGTCTCGACAATTTTTTCACCTGCTGCAGCAAGAAATTCTCTTTGAAGACTGTCCTCATGCTTGCTGAAAAAATG ATCACTCGTGTGGAGTTTGTCCATTCCAAATCATTTCTACACCGGGATATCAAGCCAGAAAACTTCCTATTTGGTGCCATTAAACAACCTAATGAG GTCAACATTGTCAGTTTCAGTTTTGCTAAGCAGTATCGAGATACATCAACTCATCAGCATATTCCTTATAG AGACGGTGAGAAGTGGAAACATAATGTAGCATATTCAAGCATCAATGCTCACCGTGGCGTTG AGCAAAGCTGCCGGGATGATTTAGAATCACTTGGATACGTGCTTACGTACTTTCTACGAGGAAG tCTGCCTTGGCAAGAGGTGTCAGCAAATACTAGAGAGGAAGAGTTTGAGAAGATGTGTGAAATAAAAGAGTCAATTTCAATAGAG GAGTTATGCCGAGGATATCCAACGGAATTTGCGGCATACTTGAACTACTGCAGGTCTTTAAGGTTTGATGAAAAACCAGATTATGCTTATCTGAGGAAGCTCTTTCGCCGCCTTTTTGATCGAAAAG GTTATCAGCGTGATCTGAAGTATGATTGGGTTCGTAACCCGGCCTGCTTGTTGTCAGAGGAAGGTATTGACTTGGCTAGAAGATTGTATAGAAAAGTGGTGCCGTATTGCCCAAGAAATAAAAACGCTGGACCGGTTATAAAGCACTGTAATTAG
- the LOC103406808 gene encoding thioredoxin-like 2, chloroplastic, producing the protein MADVLRLPFHSLRFSSSLLTSFASSVSSLQPGLPANQNPYRRVYPLSYSSVAHFAFRPRKQLVNIKVQATVAERDKDQPKWWERSVPNMVDIHSTQELLSALGQAGDRLVIVEFYGTWCASCRALFPKLCRTAEDHPEILFLKVNFDENKPMCKSMNVKVLPYFHFYRGSEGQLESFSCSLAKFQKLKDAIALHNTARCSIGPPKGVGDLTLEPSSAPKDKPSESASS; encoded by the exons ATGGCTGATGTCCTGAGATTACCATTCCATTCACTTCGTTTCTCTTCGTCTCTGCTCACCTCCTTCGCCTCCTCCGTAAGTTCTCTGCAACCGGGCCTCCCAGCCAATCAAAACCCATACAGGAGGGTTTATCCCCTTTCGTATTCGTCTGTTGCTCACTTCGCTTTCAGACCCAGAAAGCAGCTGGTTAATATCAAG GTACAGGCAACTGTTGCCGAAAGAGACAAGGACCAGCCAAAATGGTGGGAAAGAAGTGTTCCGAATATGGTCGACATTCATTCTACTCAAGAGCTTTTGAGTGCTTTAGGCCAAGCTGGTGATAGATTAGTTATTGTAGAATTCTACGGGACTTGGTGTGCTTCCTGCCGTGCATTGTTTCCTAAG CTCTGCAGAACAGCTGAAGACCACCCTGAGATTTTATTCCTGAAAGTGAATTTTGACGAGAACAAACCAATGTGCAAAAGTATGAACGTGAAGGTGCTCCCGTATTTCCACTTCTATCGTGGATCAGAGGGACAGCTTGAATCCTTTTCATGTTCACTTGCTAAG TTCCAGAAGTTAAAGGATGCTATTGCATTACACAACACAGCTCGTTGCAGCATTGGTCCTCCGAAGGGAGTTGGAGATCTTACACTGGAACCATCCTCAGCTCCGAAGGACAAGCCATCGGAATCTGCCTCGTCATAG
- the LOC103453229 gene encoding casein kinase 1-like protein 1 yields the protein MGINRVEFVHSKSFLHRDMKPNNFLIVASQQLREVYIGSFSLAKQYRDTSTHQHIPYRVLSSRVYNAQKVRSGNLMQRIQASILTVALNKAAGMI from the exons ATGGGA ATCAATCGGGTGGAGTTTGTCCATTCCAAATCATTTCTACACCGGGACATGAAGCCAAATAACTTCCTCATTGTTGCCTCTCAGCAATTGCGTGAG GTTTACATTGGAAGTTTCAGTCTTGCTAAGCAGTATAGAGACACATCAACTCATCAGCATATTCCTTACAG AGTGTTGAGTTCTCGTGTATATAATGCACAGAAGGTAAGAAGTGGAAACCTAATGCAACGTATTCAAGCATCAATACTCACCGTGGCGTTG AACAAAGCTGCCGGGATGATTTAG
- the LOC103450290 gene encoding uncharacterized protein, which yields MGSDLPPMKATPIPTHDEDSPDQSEALLSFNTDSSASPIPSSSPSHRHSTTVIFISLLLTTCVALSAAAAFAFLFFSNSPKSAPVSDSSSVESKARPLRKLDHPVVLLVSSDGFRFGYQFKAPTPNIRRLIANGTEAEEGLIPVFPTLTFPNHYSIVTGLYPAYHGIVNNHFVDPHTGESFYMGSHEPKWWLGEPLWETVVNHGLKAATYFWPGAEVNKGSWTCPDKLCMQYNSSVPFEQRVDAVVNYFDLPSSEIPVFMTLYFEDPDHQGHHVGSDDPEITEAVARIDKMIGRLIEGLEKRGVFEDVTIIMVGDHGMVGTCDKKLIFLSDLAPWIEISDDWVQSHTPLLSIRPPSGVDPANVVEKMNEGLKSGKVENGKNLRVYLKEELPSRLHYAASDRITPIVGLVGEGFKVEQKRTKRRECGGSHGYDNAVFSMRTIFVGHGPQFARGRKVPSFENVHIYNLVTTILNIQGAPNNGSLSFPNSVLLPAA from the coding sequence ATGGGTTCGGATTTGCCGCCCATGAAAGCCACTCCGATCCCCACCCACGATGAGGACTCGCCGGACCAATCGGAGGCGCTGCTCTCTTTCAACACAGACTCATCCGCCTCTCCGATCCCATCGTCTTCCCCTTCTCACAGACACAGCACCACTGTTATATTCATCTCTCTCCTCCTCACCACCTGCGTTGCTCTCTCCGCCGCTGCTGCATttgccttcctcttcttctccaacTCACCAAAATCCGCCCCCGTTTCCGACTCCTCGTCAGTGGAATCCAAGGCTCGACCTTTGAGAAAGCTCGATCATCCGGTGGTTCTGTTGGTTTCCTCAGATGGGTTTCGATTCGGGTACCAATTCAAGGCCCCGACGCCGAATATCCGCCGCCTCATCGCCAATGGGACGGAGGCGGAAGAGGGTCTGATTCCGGTGTTTCCAACTCTAACATTTCCTAACCATTACTCGATTGTCACAGGTCTTTACCCTGCTTACCATGGCATCGTCAACAATCACTTTGTGGATCCGCACACAGGGGAGTCCTTCTACATGGGAAGCCACGAACCCAAGTGGTGGCTCGGCGAGCCGCTGTGGGAGACGGTGGTCAATCACGGTTTGAAGGCTGCCACTTACTTCTGGCCTGGTGCTGAGGTAAATAAAGGTTCTTGGACTTGCCCTGATAAGCTTTGTATGCAGTATAATAGCTCTGTTCCTTTCGAACAACGGGTTGATGCCGTTGTGAATTACTTTGATCTGCCTAGTAGCGAAATTCCAGTGTTTATGACTCTGTATTTCGAGGATCCGGATCATCAGGGTCACCATGTCGGGTCTGATGACCCGGAGATTACTGAAGCTGTTGCTAGAATTGATAAAATGATTGGAAGGTTGATTGAAGGTTTAGAGAAAAGAGGGGTTTTCGAGGATGTTACTATAATAATGGTAGGTGATCATGGGATGGTTGGTACATGTGATAAAAAGCTAATATTTTTAAGTGATTTGGCCCCTTGGATTGAAATTTCTGATGATTGGGTCCAGTCACATACTCCATTGCTTTCCATTCGTCCGCCTTCGGGAGTTGATCCTGCAAATGTTGTTGAGAAGATGAATGAAGGGTTGAAATCGGGCAAGGTTGAGAATGGGAAGAATTTGAGAGTGTATCTTAAGGAGGAGCTTCCTAGTCGGCTCCACTATGCAGCGAGTGATCGGATTACGCCTATAGTAGGGTTGGTTGGAGAGGGATTTAAGGTAGAGCAAAAGAGGACAAAGCGGAGAGAGTGTGGAGGATCACATGGTTATGACAATGCTGTTTTTTCCATGAGGACCATATTCGTTGGGCATGGTCCTCAGTTTGCAAGAGGTCGCAAGGTTCCTAGTTTTGAAAATGTCCACATATACAATTTGGTCACGACGATTCTCAATATTCAGGGTGCTCCTAACAATGGatctctatcatttccaaattctGTTCTTTTGCCTGCTGCTTGA
- the LOC103418062 gene encoding enhanced ethylene response protein 5-like codes for MAYLSMGEAHRRITDYLNRFSDAVSTQDGASLKNLLSLSSNSPALLSLADALNVFQDFNRLIKQSDNDSQFGEILVHLFRAFQSYRIGNSIDSYQAFEKSANAFIQEFRNWDTAWALPALYVIAYEIRVLAERADKELASNGKSPEKLKGAGSFLMKVFGVLAGKGPKRVGALYVTCQLFKVYFKLGTVHLCRSVIRSIETARIFDFEEFPKRDKVAYMYYTGRLEVFNENFPAADHKLSYALKHCNPQREANTRMILKYLIPVKLSLGILPNDWLLEKYNLVEYRNVVQALKRGDLQLLRHALEEHEDRFLRSGVYLVLEKLELQVYQRLIKKIYFIQKQKDPVKAHQLKLEVIVKALKWLEIAMDVDEVECIVAILIYQNLVKGYFAHKSKVVVLSKQDPFPKLNGKPVNS; via the exons atggCGTACTTGAGCATGGGAGAAGCTCATAGAAGAATCACCGACTACCTCAACCGCTTCTCCGACGCCGTTTCGACCCAGGACGGAGCTTCCCTCAAgaacctcctctctctctcctccaacaGCCCCGCTCTCCTCTCCCTCGCCGACGCCCTCAATGTCTTCCAG GACTTCAATAGATTGATCAAACAGTCCGATAACGACTCGCAATTTGGCGAAATTCTGGTTCATCTGTTCCGGGCTTTTCAGAGTTACCGAATTGGGAATTCCATTGATTCCTACCAAGCATTTGAAAAATCCGCAAA TGCTTTTATTCAGGAGTTCCGGAACTGGGACACTGCGTGGGCTTTGCCAGCATTGTATGTCATTGCTTATGAGATTAGGGTTCTAGCTGAGAGG GCTGATAAGGAGTTAGCTTCAAATGGAAAGTCTCCAGAGAAGTTGAAGGGAGCTGGTTCTTTCCTGATGAAAGTCTTTGGGGTTCTTGCA GGAAAAGGCCCGAAACGCGTTGGAGCATTATACGTTACTTGCCAGTTGTTTAAagtttactttaag CTTGGTACAGTTCACCTTTGCCGCAGTGTCATAAGGAGCATTGAAACTGCGCGAATATTTGATTTTGAGGAATTCCCTAAAAGGGATAAG GTCGCCTACATGTATTATACAGGTCGTCTAGAAGTTTTCAATGAAAATTTCCCTGCT GCTGATCATAAATTATCATATGCCTTGAAGCATTGCAACCCTCAGCGCGAAGCAAATACAAG GATGATATTGAAGTATTTGATACCTGTGAAGCTTTCACTAGGCATCTTACCAAATGATTGGCTTCTGGAAAAGTATAACCTGGTTGAG TATAGGAATGTTGTACAAGCACTAAAAAGAGGCGATCTTCAACTTCTTCGGCATGCTCTTGAAGAGCACGAAGATCG GTTCTTACGATCAGGTGTATATCTTGTCCTAGAGAAGCTAGAACTCCAAGTCTACCAGAGATTAATAAAGAAAAT TTACTTCATTCAAAAGCAAAAGGACCCGGTTAAAGCTCATCAGCTGAAACTAGAAGTAATTGTTAAAGCTTTGAAATGGCTTGAGATAGCCATGGATGTCGATGAG GTGGAGTGCATAGTGGCCATATTAATATACCAAAATCTTGTAAAGGGATACTTTGCTCACAAGAGCAAAGTTGTGGTTTTGAGCAAGCAAGATCCTTTCCCTAAATTAAATGGGAAGCCCGTCAACTCTTAG